The following DNA comes from Streptomyces sp. NBC_00273.
GCGTGGTGCCTGGCGCACCACAAGGAGAACTTCCTCTACACGAACTTCGAGGAGCTCTGCGAGATCCTCGCGACGTACGACGTCACGTACTCCCTCGGTGACGGCCTGCGCCCCGGTTCGATCGCGGACGCCAACGACGCGGCCCAGTTCGCCGAGCTGAAGACGCTGGGTGAGCTGAACACGATCGCCAAGCGACACAACGTCCAGACGATGATCGAGGGCCCGGGCCACGTCCCGATGCACAAGATCAAGGAGAACATCGACCTCCAGCAGGAGATCTGCGAGGAGGCGCCGTTCTACACGCTCGGCCCGCTGACCACGGACGTCGCGCCCGCGTACGACCACATCACCTCGGGCATCGGCGCCGCGATGATCGCCTGGTGGGGCACCGCGATGCTCTGCTACGTCACGCCCAAGGAGCACCTGGGCCTGCCCAACCGCGACGACGTCAAGACCGGCGTCATCACGTACAAGATCGCGGCGCACGCCGCGGACCTGGCCAAGGGGCACCCGGGCGCTCAGGAGTGGGACGACGCCCTGTCCGACGCGCGGTTCGAGTTCCGCTGGGAGGACCAGTTCAACCTGGCCCTCGACCCGGACACGGCCCGCGAGTTCCACGACGAGACCCTCCCGGCGGAGCCGGCCAAGACCGCGCACTTCTGCTCCATGTGCGGTCCGAAGTTCTGCTCGATGAAGATCTCGCAGGACATCCGCCGTGAGCACGGTGGCGACCTGAAGGCGGAGGAGATCCAGGCGGGCATGGCGGAGAAGTCCGCCGAGTTCGCGGCCTCGGGCAGCCGCGTCTACCTGCCGCTGGCCGACTGACCTGGGCGAACGCGACCGCCCGACGGCACCGTGGGGGGAGCCGTCGGTCGGTCGCTCCCTCCTCGGGGCTGCTCACCCGCCTCGGGGCTGCCCACCTGCCTCAGGGCTGCTCACCCGACTCAGGGCTGCTCCCTCGCCTCGGCCGATGATCTGGCCGGATCACGATCATCAGCGCTTGCGAAGGAGCACGAGGAAGACGAGCGCGGAACTCGCGGCAGCGGCCGCCCACGGAGTGGGGCCGTCATCCCACGTGGCTGCGGCTGCTGCCAGGGTCAGGGCGGCGTTGAAGCCCGCAAGCCCCAGGACCGCCCCGGCCGTTCGCCCGTCTTCCATCTGCGTCCCCTGCTGTGGTCGTTCATCGCTACGGTCGTAAATGACCGTATGGGCGAGATAAAGCCCACTCAAGTGATGAACGGATCATCGTGATGGTTTCCGGACATCCCGAGGCGACCTTGCGGTATCCGGAGGGCGGACCAGGCGGCCCTCCGTACGGCCGGTGGCCGGTGCGGGTCACTGACGCCCGCACCGGGGTCACTCCGGTTCGTGTTCCGGGCCGCCGAAGTCCGGACTGGTGAAGTCCGGAGGCGTGTAGCCGGGCCGCGGACTCTCCGACGGGGATCCCGGGCTGGTGAAGTCGGGCCGGCTGTACCCCAAGTTGGGGATCCGGCCGGCCGCCGGGGTGCGGGGCGTGGGGAAGCCGGGGCCGGCGCTCGGATCGGCCAGTGCGTCCCGCAGGAAGGGCATGATGCCGCGCTCCAGCAGGGCGTGCCGCCAGGCCTCGCGGGCCCGGGCGACCTCGTCGGGTATCGCCTCCGTCTCGTCCGCCCCCACCTCGGTCGCGCTGTTGCGGACGGCCGTCACCAGCAGCCCGATCACGGCGAAGAGCAGGGCGGCCGCGGTGAGCCCGCCGAAGAGCCACCCCGCCGTCAGCATGGTTTCGGCGAAGGCCGGTTCGGGCTCGATCATCTTCAGGATGTAGCCCACGAGCAGGAAGATCAGCATGGCGGTGCCCGCCAGGACGGGCGCGAGGACCGCGACCACGGCGCCGATGCCGGCGCCGCCACCGCTGTCCTGGGCGCCGTCCTCGTCCCCCGTCGTGCCGGGCGGGGCCAGTACTTCGTCGCGTCGTTCCTCGCGGACCTTCACGTAGTGCCCGTACTCGGCGGCGGCCGCGGCCGCCAGCAGGGCGCTGGCCCCCTGGGCCATGGTGCGCAGCTGTTCGGCATTCAGCCGTTCGCCGAGGGTGGCGAGTTCGGGCCGCTCGTGCGCGGCGCGCAGCGCCTCGTCGACGAGCCGATCGAACTCCGGTCGGTCTTCGGTCAGCAGGTGCGGAGCGCTGGTCATGTGCATCCCCCGATGCTCCGTAGAAGCCGGTTTGCCCGCGTAGACCCGGGCGCCGGCACAAACGGAGGAGAGCCTGCTACGGATAGAGCGATGGTAGAGCGCCCACGCCACGCCGTGACAGGGGCTTTCCGGAAATACCCCTCTCCGTAAGCTCTCAGTCGCTCAGGGGAAGTTGTACGACAAGCAGTTTGCCCGCCATCGTCACCCCGCCGTCCATCGCGATGGCCAGCCCTTCCGCGTACACGTGCGGGCCGTCCACGGCCTCGGGGCCCCGCGACCCGTCGCCGTCCTCGGTGCCCACTTCACCGAGCAGGTACGGGATGGGGCTGTGCCCGTGGACGACGCGGCTGCCGCCGTAGGTGTCGAGGAGTTCGCGTACGGCCGCCGGGCCGGTCCCCTCGTCGCGGAAGGCGAACCGCTTGGTGAACTTGCGGAAGAGGTCCCAGGTGATGTCGGCGTCGGCGCGGTTGAGGAGCTCGTGGATGGTGTCGTTGACGTCCTCGATGGAGTCGCCGTAGTCGAGGTAGGCCGTGGTGTCGGAGTGCAGCAGCAGGTGGCCCTCCTCCAGGACGGCTGCGTCCAGGCGGGACATCCACTGCAGGTGGACGTCCTGCAGGCGCTCCATGTCGGTGCGCTGGCCGCCGTTGAGGAGCCAGGCGGCCTGGAAGGTGGCGGTGCCGGCGCCGGAGACGACCGGGGTGTCGCCGAACCGCTTGGCGCCGATGAGCAGGAGCTCGTGATTGCCCATCAGGGCCTTGCAGTAGCCGCCGGCGGCGGCGGCCTCCGCCGACAGCCGCATGACGAGGTCGATGACGCCGATGCCGTCGGGGCCGCGGTCGGTGAAGTCGCCGAGGAACCAGAGCCGGGCGTTGCCGGCGGACCAGCGGCGCTCCGCGTCGATCAGACCCTGGGCGTGGAGTTCGGTGACGAGCTCGTCGAGGTAGCCGTGGACGTCGCCGACGACGTAGAGGGGGCCGGGACCCGCGGCCTGTTCCTGGGGCACGTACTGGACCTGGACGGTGTCGCCGGGGCCGCCGAGTGCGCCGCGGCCGATGACGGGCAGGTCCCGGTAGGTCGGGGTGTAGCCCTCCAGGTCGTCCTCGTCCGGGCCCCGGGGCGCCGTGTGCGCCGGTTCGGCGTCGGGGCGCGCGTGGATGCGCGTGTCGGGGTACGGGGGCTGCTGCAGGGGCGCCTGCGGCGCGGCCGGCTGATGCGCGGGCGGCTGCGGCGGGTAGCCGGGCTGCGGCGGCACGTTCGGCGTGGCGTCCTCGTAGTACGCCGGGTATTCGCCGTACACCGGGGGCTCTCCGGGCAGCCCGGTGGACGTGGATACGGCGTACAGGGCGGGTTCGGTGACGGGAACCCGGAAGTCCCGCAGCGTGTCCGTCCGCATCGCGGGTCCCTGACCGGCCCCCTGAGTCATCGACCCCTCCACCACCGTCGCGCTGCCGTACACCT
Coding sequences within:
- a CDS encoding metallophosphoesterase, with product MVEGSMTQGAGQGPAMRTDTLRDFRVPVTEPALYAVSTSTGLPGEPPVYGEYPAYYEDATPNVPPQPGYPPQPPAHQPAAPQAPLQQPPYPDTRIHARPDAEPAHTAPRGPDEDDLEGYTPTYRDLPVIGRGALGGPGDTVQVQYVPQEQAAGPGPLYVVGDVHGYLDELVTELHAQGLIDAERRWSAGNARLWFLGDFTDRGPDGIGVIDLVMRLSAEAAAAGGYCKALMGNHELLLIGAKRFGDTPVVSGAGTATFQAAWLLNGGQRTDMERLQDVHLQWMSRLDAAVLEEGHLLLHSDTTAYLDYGDSIEDVNDTIHELLNRADADITWDLFRKFTKRFAFRDEGTGPAAVRELLDTYGGSRVVHGHSPIPYLLGEVGTEDGDGSRGPEAVDGPHVYAEGLAIAMDGGVTMAGKLLVVQLPLSD